In Arthrobacter sp. CDRTa11, one DNA window encodes the following:
- a CDS encoding bifunctional o-acetylhomoserine/o-acetylserine sulfhydrylase: MSNGWSFETRQIHAGQEPDSATGARALPIYQTTSFVFPSAESAANRFALAELAPIYTRIGNPTQDAVEQRIASLEGGLAALLLSSGQAAETYAVLNIAEAGDHIVASPSLYGGTYNLFAHTLKKFGITVTFVADPDNLDQWRDAVQPNTKLFFAEVVSNPRQDVLDIEGVSEAAHEAGVPLIVDNTLSTPYLIRPLEWGADVVVHSATKYLGGHGAAIAGVIVDSGKFDFSKDPERFPGFNTPDPTYNGLVYGRDLGEGGALGANLSYILKARVQLLRDLGAAVSPFNAFLIAQGLETLSLRVERHVANAGEVARWLEARDDVESVAYAGLPSSPWYERGRKYGPKGTGAIVSFNLAGGAEAGKRFVDALDLHSHVANIGDVRSLVIHPASTTHSQLSAEQQAVAGVTPGLVRLSVGIEHIDDILADLEAGFRAAKEASGA; the protein is encoded by the coding sequence ATGTCCAACGGATGGTCCTTCGAAACCCGCCAGATCCACGCCGGGCAGGAGCCGGATTCTGCCACTGGCGCCCGGGCATTGCCCATTTACCAGACCACGTCCTTCGTGTTTCCCAGCGCCGAGAGCGCGGCCAACCGTTTTGCCCTGGCCGAACTGGCGCCGATCTATACGCGCATCGGCAACCCCACCCAGGATGCGGTGGAGCAGCGGATCGCCAGCCTCGAAGGAGGCCTGGCAGCGCTGCTGCTCAGCTCCGGCCAGGCGGCGGAGACATACGCGGTCCTGAACATCGCCGAAGCCGGGGACCACATCGTGGCCAGCCCCAGCCTCTACGGCGGCACCTACAACCTCTTCGCGCACACGCTGAAGAAGTTCGGCATTACTGTCACGTTCGTGGCGGACCCGGACAACCTGGACCAGTGGCGTGACGCTGTGCAGCCGAACACCAAGCTCTTCTTCGCCGAGGTGGTGTCCAACCCCCGCCAGGATGTCCTGGACATTGAGGGCGTCTCCGAGGCCGCCCATGAGGCAGGCGTGCCGCTGATCGTCGACAACACGCTGTCCACGCCGTACCTGATCCGGCCGCTGGAATGGGGCGCGGACGTTGTGGTCCATTCGGCCACCAAATACCTGGGCGGCCACGGCGCAGCGATCGCAGGCGTCATCGTGGACTCCGGCAAGTTCGATTTCAGCAAGGACCCGGAGCGGTTCCCCGGCTTCAACACCCCGGACCCCACCTACAACGGGCTTGTCTACGGCCGCGACCTCGGCGAGGGCGGCGCCCTGGGCGCCAACCTGTCCTACATCCTCAAGGCACGCGTCCAGCTCCTGCGGGACCTGGGGGCGGCGGTATCCCCGTTCAATGCCTTCCTCATCGCGCAGGGCCTGGAGACCCTGAGCCTGCGGGTGGAACGCCACGTGGCCAACGCCGGCGAAGTGGCCCGCTGGCTGGAAGCGCGTGACGACGTCGAATCCGTCGCCTACGCGGGCCTCCCCTCAAGCCCCTGGTACGAGCGTGGGCGCAAGTACGGCCCCAAGGGGACGGGTGCCATCGTGTCCTTCAATCTTGCCGGCGGCGCCGAGGCGGGCAAGCGGTTCGTGGACGCGCTGGACCTGCACTCACACGTGGCCAATATCGGGGACGTCCGGTCCCTGGTCATCCATCCGGCCTCCACCACCCACAGTCAGCTCTCTGCGGAGCAGCAGGCCGTGGCCGGCGTGACCCCGGGACTGGTCCGCCTCTCCGTGGGCATCGAGCACATCGATGACATCCTGGCAGACCTTGAAGCTGGCTTCCGTGCCGCCAAGGAGGCCAGCGGCGCCTGA
- a CDS encoding helix-turn-helix domain-containing protein has protein sequence MTNEDEAPGGTRRRHLALEIGARVKAERRRLGFTLDELAARGGSSRSMLSAIERGDKIPTVLTLDQIASALGVSVSRLLASQTQSRVSVIRRQDQKIVQEPERRGRKPGFWRRVTSPVLENVNFEMGRLEMEAGVDGGTYPPHQPGWSEYVVVESGILEMTIDGLSHRLDTGDAIYFASDCTHAYRNIGDKPCIAYVVMTGPQTLPQRTRDDMAYPLGRAQADSFSIDDQE, from the coding sequence ATGACGAACGAGGACGAAGCCCCCGGCGGCACACGCCGGCGTCACCTCGCCCTTGAAATCGGGGCAAGGGTCAAAGCCGAACGACGGCGCCTGGGATTCACTCTGGACGAGCTTGCTGCCCGCGGCGGCTCGAGCCGCAGCATGCTCTCAGCCATCGAGCGGGGTGACAAAATTCCAACAGTCCTGACCCTGGACCAAATCGCCAGTGCGTTGGGAGTGAGCGTCTCACGTCTTCTGGCCAGTCAGACGCAGAGCAGAGTATCCGTTATACGACGCCAAGATCAGAAGATCGTCCAGGAACCAGAACGACGCGGACGAAAACCGGGCTTTTGGCGCAGGGTCACATCTCCAGTACTTGAGAACGTCAATTTCGAAATGGGCCGGCTCGAAATGGAGGCTGGTGTTGACGGCGGTACATATCCGCCCCATCAACCTGGTTGGTCAGAGTATGTAGTGGTCGAAAGCGGCATCCTGGAAATGACTATTGACGGACTATCCCACCGCTTGGATACGGGAGACGCGATATATTTCGCTTCTGACTGCACCCACGCTTACAGGAACATCGGCGACAAGCCCTGCATCGCATATGTGGTCATGACGGGCCCCCAGACACTGCCGCAACGCACACGGGACGACATGGCGTACCCTCTTGGACGCGCGCAGGCAGACTCTTTCAGTATCGATGACCAGGAATAA